In Arachis hypogaea cultivar Tifrunner chromosome 2, arahy.Tifrunner.gnm2.J5K5, whole genome shotgun sequence, a genomic segment contains:
- the LOC112744283 gene encoding probable inactive shikimate kinase like 1, chloroplastic isoform X1 — MEKASNSLVTHMNTTLSLPLHSHLLSAVSSHQTFSYHAHKSCLPLRASPPSLYYSTRGPPSLSCANPDATGSKVGAVDSSLAVKKQAADVSPELKGTSIFLVGMQNSLKTSLGKMLADMLRYYYFDSDSLVEEAVGGAPAAKSFREKDEMALHESETEVLKQLSSMGRLVVCAGNGAVQSSTNLALLRHGISLWIDVPLDIMARDVCEASSSGSYPEVTDQLAALYNKYRDGYATADAIISVQKVASRLGCDNFDDITIEEMTLEALREIQKLTRVKKMLEEAARPF, encoded by the exons ATGGAGAAGGCTAGCAACAGTCTTGTTACCCACATGAACACCACACTCTCTTTACCACTTCATTCTCACCTTTTATCAGCAGTTTCTTCTCACCAAACCTTCTCATATCACGCCCACAAAAGCTGCCTCCCACTTCGAGCTTCGCCTCCTTCTCTTTATTATTCCACCCGCGGCCCACCTTCCCTCAGTTGCGCAAATCCCGATG CTACAGGGAGTAAGGTGGGTGCTGTGGATTCATCTCTTGCAGTAAAG AAACAAGCAGCAGATGTATCCCCCGAGCTAAAAGGGACTTCTATTTTTCTGGTTG GCATGCAAAATTCCCTGAAAACCAGTTTAGGAAAGATGCTAGCTGATATGTTACGATATTATTATTTTGACAG TGATAGTTTGGTTGAAGAAGCTGTTGGTGGTGCACCTGCTGCAAAATCCTTTAGAGAGAAAGATGAAATGGCCTTACATGAATCTGAG ACTGAAGTGTTGAAGCAATTGTCATCTATGGGCCGACTAGTAGTTTGTGCTGGCAACGGTGCAGTTCAAAGTTCAACTAATCT GGCACTTCTGAGACACGGGATTTCCTTGTGGATAGATGTTCCGCTAGACATCATGGCTAGGGATGTATGTGAAGCATCATCATCAGGATCTTACCCTGAG GTAACAGATCAACTAGCTGCATTATACAACAAATACAGGGATGGATATGCTACAGCTGATGCAATTATTTCAGTTCAAA AAGTTGCTTCTAGGTTGGGGTGTGATAATTTTGATGACATTACAATCGAAGAGATGACATTAGAG GCGCTAAGGGAGATCCAGAAGTTGACTAGAGTGAAGAAGATGCTTGAAGAGGCTGCAAGACCGTTCTAA
- the LOC112744283 gene encoding probable inactive shikimate kinase like 1, chloroplastic isoform X2: MEKASNSLVTHMNTTLSLPLHSHLLSAVSSHQTFSYHAHKSCLPLRASPPSLYYSTRGPPSLSCANPDETSSRCIPRAKRDFYFSGMQNSLKTSLGKMLADMLRYYYFDSDSLVEEAVGGAPAAKSFREKDEMALHESETEVLKQLSSMGRLVVCAGNGAVQSSTNLALLRHGISLWIDVPLDIMARDVCEASSSGSYPEVTDQLAALYNKYRDGYATADAIISVQKVASRLGCDNFDDITIEEMTLEALREIQKLTRVKKMLEEAARPF, from the exons ATGGAGAAGGCTAGCAACAGTCTTGTTACCCACATGAACACCACACTCTCTTTACCACTTCATTCTCACCTTTTATCAGCAGTTTCTTCTCACCAAACCTTCTCATATCACGCCCACAAAAGCTGCCTCCCACTTCGAGCTTCGCCTCCTTCTCTTTATTATTCCACCCGCGGCCCACCTTCCCTCAGTTGCGCAAATCCCGATG AAACAAGCAGCAGATGTATCCCCCGAGCTAAAAGGGACTTCTATTTTTCTG GCATGCAAAATTCCCTGAAAACCAGTTTAGGAAAGATGCTAGCTGATATGTTACGATATTATTATTTTGACAG TGATAGTTTGGTTGAAGAAGCTGTTGGTGGTGCACCTGCTGCAAAATCCTTTAGAGAGAAAGATGAAATGGCCTTACATGAATCTGAG ACTGAAGTGTTGAAGCAATTGTCATCTATGGGCCGACTAGTAGTTTGTGCTGGCAACGGTGCAGTTCAAAGTTCAACTAATCT GGCACTTCTGAGACACGGGATTTCCTTGTGGATAGATGTTCCGCTAGACATCATGGCTAGGGATGTATGTGAAGCATCATCATCAGGATCTTACCCTGAG GTAACAGATCAACTAGCTGCATTATACAACAAATACAGGGATGGATATGCTACAGCTGATGCAATTATTTCAGTTCAAA AAGTTGCTTCTAGGTTGGGGTGTGATAATTTTGATGACATTACAATCGAAGAGATGACATTAGAG GCGCTAAGGGAGATCCAGAAGTTGACTAGAGTGAAGAAGATGCTTGAAGAGGCTGCAAGACCGTTCTAA
- the LOC112744283 gene encoding probable inactive shikimate kinase like 1, chloroplastic isoform X3, protein MKQAADVSPELKGTSIFLVGMQNSLKTSLGKMLADMLRYYYFDSDSLVEEAVGGAPAAKSFREKDEMALHESETEVLKQLSSMGRLVVCAGNGAVQSSTNLALLRHGISLWIDVPLDIMARDVCEASSSGSYPEVTDQLAALYNKYRDGYATADAIISVQKVASRLGCDNFDDITIEEMTLEALREIQKLTRVKKMLEEAARPF, encoded by the exons ATG AAACAAGCAGCAGATGTATCCCCCGAGCTAAAAGGGACTTCTATTTTTCTGGTTG GCATGCAAAATTCCCTGAAAACCAGTTTAGGAAAGATGCTAGCTGATATGTTACGATATTATTATTTTGACAG TGATAGTTTGGTTGAAGAAGCTGTTGGTGGTGCACCTGCTGCAAAATCCTTTAGAGAGAAAGATGAAATGGCCTTACATGAATCTGAG ACTGAAGTGTTGAAGCAATTGTCATCTATGGGCCGACTAGTAGTTTGTGCTGGCAACGGTGCAGTTCAAAGTTCAACTAATCT GGCACTTCTGAGACACGGGATTTCCTTGTGGATAGATGTTCCGCTAGACATCATGGCTAGGGATGTATGTGAAGCATCATCATCAGGATCTTACCCTGAG GTAACAGATCAACTAGCTGCATTATACAACAAATACAGGGATGGATATGCTACAGCTGATGCAATTATTTCAGTTCAAA AAGTTGCTTCTAGGTTGGGGTGTGATAATTTTGATGACATTACAATCGAAGAGATGACATTAGAG GCGCTAAGGGAGATCCAGAAGTTGACTAGAGTGAAGAAGATGCTTGAAGAGGCTGCAAGACCGTTCTAA